In Aminobacterium sp. MB27-C1, a single genomic region encodes these proteins:
- a CDS encoding ABC transporter ATP-binding protein gives MLKVEDLHVYYGGIHAVKGISLDIPRGQIVTLIGANGAGKSSTIRSIAGLVKTAKGKILYTNGNGIEENILGKAPENIVKKGIAMSPEGRRILPHLTVEENLFLGAYIRDDKEGIQKDIDHVYSLFPRLKERAWQKGGTLSGGEQQMLAVGRALMSRPELVMMDEPSLGLAPMLVKEVFDIIQEINAQGKTVLLVEQNAFAALKIANYAYILEVGSIVLSGTGEELLKNPRVKEAYLGG, from the coding sequence ATGCTTAAGGTTGAAGATCTTCACGTTTACTATGGCGGTATTCATGCTGTCAAGGGCATTAGTCTCGATATTCCACGAGGGCAGATTGTAACGTTAATAGGGGCCAATGGTGCAGGTAAAAGCAGTACGATCAGAAGTATTGCCGGCCTTGTTAAAACAGCTAAAGGTAAAATCTTATATACGAACGGCAACGGCATAGAAGAGAATATATTGGGCAAAGCTCCAGAAAATATTGTTAAAAAAGGAATTGCCATGAGCCCTGAGGGACGGAGGATCCTTCCCCATCTCACTGTTGAAGAAAATCTATTTTTGGGTGCTTATATACGTGACGATAAAGAAGGCATTCAAAAAGATATCGATCACGTTTATTCCCTCTTCCCTCGACTTAAAGAGCGCGCCTGGCAAAAAGGTGGAACTCTTTCTGGAGGAGAGCAGCAAATGCTTGCCGTAGGACGTGCTCTAATGAGCAGACCTGAACTTGTTATGATGGATGAACCTTCCTTGGGGTTGGCTCCCATGCTTGTTAAAGAAGTTTTCGATATTATTCAGGAAATCAACGCACAGGGGAAGACCGTTCTTCTTGTAGAGCAGAATGCCTTTGCAGCCCTTAAAATCGCCAACTATGCCTATATTCTGGAAGTGGGAAGCATTGTCCTTTCAGGTACGGGCGAAGAGTTGTTGAAAAATCCGCGAGTAAAAGAAGCCTATCTGGGCGGCTAA
- a CDS encoding branched-chain amino acid ABC transporter permease → MDKKKRNFILNLCGIGLLALFMYWAQGNLDGYKIQVINLVAVNAILALSLNLIYGFTGMFSLGHAGFMAIGAYVCAILILSPAQKQALWILEPIVWPFSVMSAPFLVAVLAGGLVAGFFGLLIALPVLRLGGDYLGIATLGFAEIIRVVLTNITPITNGALGIKGIPSYSNLWWNYGWLLFTLYVMVKFINSNFGNVLKAIRDDEIAAKNMGINTFKYRVISFTIGSFFAGIGGALMGSLITTIDPKMFIFLLTFNILMITVAGGLGSITGSVLGSIIITILLEWLRFVENPLTIGSFEIPGIPGMRMVIFSLALIFIILFRREGIMGMRELTWDGLFARFSKGGKTE, encoded by the coding sequence ATGGATAAAAAGAAGAGAAATTTCATACTTAATTTATGCGGAATTGGCCTTTTGGCACTTTTTATGTACTGGGCACAGGGAAACCTTGATGGGTATAAAATTCAGGTAATCAATCTCGTGGCTGTCAATGCTATTCTTGCACTCAGCCTCAACCTGATTTATGGTTTCACCGGAATGTTTTCTTTGGGACATGCAGGATTTATGGCTATTGGTGCCTATGTTTGTGCCATATTAATCTTGAGTCCGGCTCAGAAACAGGCCTTATGGATTTTGGAACCAATTGTATGGCCCTTTTCTGTTATGAGCGCTCCTTTCCTTGTAGCAGTCTTAGCAGGAGGTCTCGTTGCTGGCTTTTTTGGTTTACTGATTGCTCTTCCGGTGTTGCGTCTTGGAGGCGATTACCTCGGTATCGCTACCCTTGGTTTTGCCGAAATTATTCGTGTAGTTCTGACGAACATAACACCAATAACAAATGGAGCTCTCGGTATTAAAGGAATTCCCTCCTATTCTAATTTGTGGTGGAATTATGGTTGGCTTCTGTTTACCCTTTACGTTATGGTGAAATTTATCAATAGCAATTTTGGTAATGTCCTCAAGGCTATCCGAGACGACGAAATAGCGGCCAAAAATATGGGGATCAATACCTTCAAATATCGTGTCATTTCTTTTACCATAGGATCATTTTTTGCTGGTATCGGCGGAGCTCTCATGGGGAGCCTTATTACAACTATCGACCCTAAGATGTTTATCTTCCTTCTGACTTTCAATATTCTCATGATTACCGTAGCCGGAGGTTTGGGATCCATTACTGGAAGTGTTTTAGGCAGCATCATTATCACCATATTGCTTGAATGGCTTCGTTTTGTGGAAAACCCCCTCACCATCGGTTCTTTTGAAATTCCCGGAATTCCCGGAATGCGAATGGTTATTTTCTCTCTAGCCCTTATTTTCATTATTCTCTTCAGAAGAGAGGGCATTATGGGAATGAGAGAATTGACCTGGGATGGTTTATTCGCTCGTTTCTCTAAAGGGGGAAAGACAGAATGA
- a CDS encoding M20 family metallo-hydrolase: MTSHVIQYVDTIQDRIVKSLAELVEYPAVSPHEGGEGENRKARFLEKLAQELGLSHIQWHNAPDELAPEGFRPNLVIRVPGKTDKRLWIITHMDVVPEGDRSLWQTDPFKAVIKENRIYGRGSNDNGQELIASLYAAAAMKECNILPEYETYLCFVADEELGSEFGIQYLIEQNLFKEDDLIIVPDGGNDRGDFVEVAEKSILWLQFTVGGQQVHASRPDLGLNACRIANAFATELDKAFHDAFPEEDNLFTPPFSTFEPTRRLPNVGNVNTIPGKETFCFDCRILPSVNVDDVLNVVSQVISPIEKEYGGKIKLTVLQRTDSTPPTPLDAPIVHLLTKAIKAVYSFDPEVGGVGGGTCAAYFRKEDIPAVVWAQEADVAHMPNEYCEIEHLINETKVFALLMAGVE; the protein is encoded by the coding sequence ATGACTTCTCATGTCATTCAATATGTTGATACGATTCAAGATCGAATCGTGAAGAGTTTGGCTGAACTTGTAGAATACCCTGCTGTTTCCCCCCATGAAGGAGGAGAAGGTGAGAATAGAAAAGCCCGTTTTCTGGAAAAACTTGCTCAAGAATTAGGTCTCTCTCATATCCAATGGCATAACGCTCCAGATGAACTAGCGCCAGAAGGATTCAGGCCTAATCTGGTTATACGCGTTCCGGGGAAAACTGATAAGAGGCTTTGGATCATTACTCATATGGATGTGGTTCCTGAAGGTGACCGCAGTTTATGGCAGACGGATCCTTTTAAAGCTGTAATCAAGGAAAATCGTATCTATGGCCGTGGTAGTAATGATAATGGTCAAGAGCTCATTGCTAGTCTGTACGCTGCCGCAGCCATGAAGGAATGCAATATTCTGCCTGAATATGAGACATATCTTTGTTTTGTTGCAGATGAAGAACTGGGCAGTGAGTTTGGAATTCAATATCTTATAGAGCAGAATCTTTTTAAAGAGGATGATCTGATTATCGTTCCTGATGGTGGGAACGATCGGGGAGATTTTGTAGAAGTTGCCGAAAAGAGTATCCTATGGCTTCAGTTTACAGTAGGAGGACAGCAAGTTCATGCGAGTAGGCCTGATTTAGGATTAAATGCGTGTCGCATCGCGAATGCCTTTGCTACGGAACTTGACAAGGCTTTTCATGACGCTTTTCCTGAAGAGGACAATCTTTTTACACCACCTTTTTCCACATTCGAACCTACACGACGTTTACCTAATGTAGGAAACGTCAATACGATTCCAGGTAAAGAAACATTTTGTTTCGACTGTCGCATTTTACCCTCTGTGAATGTAGATGATGTTTTAAATGTAGTTTCCCAAGTAATTAGCCCAATAGAGAAAGAGTATGGAGGAAAGATAAAATTGACTGTTCTTCAGAGAACGGATTCTACCCCCCCAACTCCGCTGGATGCTCCAATCGTTCACCTGCTTACCAAGGCGATTAAAGCCGTTTACAGTTTTGATCCCGAGGTGGGTGGCGTTGGAGGAGGAACGTGTGCTGCATATTTTAGAAAAGAGGATATTCCAGCTGTTGTTTGGGCTCAGGAGGCAGATGTAGCTCATATGCCTAACGAATATTGTGAAATTGAACATCTGATAAACGAAACCAAGGTTTTTGCCCTCTTAATGGCTGGTGTAGAATAA
- a CDS encoding branched-chain amino acid ABC transporter permease has protein sequence MSLNMFIQHLFNAITLGSLYGLIAIGYTMVYGILRLINFAHGDIFMLGAYFVFFSVTLTKLPWGIAVIVAVILSTFCGILVDRVAYRPLRNAPRISALISAIGVSFFIENLGLVIFTGLPRPVARPDWLVRVIKVGGVRILPLAIVVPLVTFLLVIGLLWVVYKTKPGLAMRAISKDIETTRLMGVSVDKVIAITFALGSALAAASGIMWALRYPQINPFMGVIPGFKAFIAAVFGGIGSIQGAVTGGMILGIIEIMVVAFFPALSGYRDAFAFILLIVILLIKPTGLMGEKLEDKI, from the coding sequence GTGAGCCTAAATATGTTTATTCAGCATTTATTTAATGCTATTACCCTTGGCTCTCTATACGGCCTTATTGCCATTGGCTACACTATGGTTTATGGAATTTTACGTCTTATCAATTTTGCTCATGGCGATATTTTTATGCTTGGTGCTTATTTTGTCTTTTTCTCTGTCACTCTTACTAAATTGCCGTGGGGAATAGCTGTTATTGTTGCTGTAATACTTTCGACTTTTTGTGGAATTTTGGTAGATCGTGTTGCATATCGTCCTCTTCGGAACGCGCCCCGTATCTCTGCTCTTATTAGTGCTATTGGCGTTTCTTTCTTTATAGAAAACCTTGGTCTCGTCATTTTTACTGGTCTTCCTAGACCAGTGGCTCGTCCCGATTGGCTTGTACGTGTCATCAAAGTTGGAGGAGTTAGAATTTTACCCTTAGCAATAGTCGTTCCTCTTGTAACATTTCTTCTTGTTATCGGGTTACTGTGGGTCGTGTATAAAACTAAACCAGGTTTGGCTATGCGGGCAATTTCCAAGGATATTGAAACGACACGTCTTATGGGCGTTTCCGTTGATAAAGTTATAGCCATAACTTTTGCTCTCGGTTCGGCCCTAGCGGCAGCATCGGGTATCATGTGGGCACTGCGATATCCTCAAATTAACCCCTTCATGGGGGTTATTCCTGGATTTAAGGCTTTTATAGCAGCTGTTTTTGGCGGTATCGGCTCTATTCAGGGAGCGGTTACTGGGGGAATGATTCTTGGCATTATTGAGATAATGGTTGTGGCCTTCTTCCCCGCTCTTTCTGGATATCGCGATGCATTTGCATTTATTCTTCTGATCGTTATCCTCCTCATAAAGCCTACCGGCTTAATGGGGGAGAAGTTGGAGGACAAGATCTGA
- a CDS encoding septum formation initiator produces the protein MPRLRWVLLAIVLSLIAAIMGTAYIVELREVHRLSALVDKRMALLMQKSQIIQEYKEKIEFYKTPEGMAHLARDQYNLVFPGEKIYKIVVTSDDILPEKKQ, from the coding sequence TTGCCGCGGTTACGGTGGGTTCTTCTGGCTATTGTTTTATCTCTCATTGCGGCTATCATGGGAACTGCCTATATCGTGGAATTACGAGAGGTTCATCGCTTGTCTGCATTGGTAGATAAGCGAATGGCTCTTTTAATGCAGAAGAGCCAGATCATTCAGGAATACAAAGAAAAAATTGAATTTTATAAAACGCCGGAGGGAATGGCGCATTTAGCGAGAGACCAATATAATCTGGTTTTCCCCGGTGAGAAAATTTATAAAATTGTAGTAACGTCGGATGATATATTGCCCGAGAAGAAACAGTAG
- the secA gene encoding preprotein translocase subunit SecA yields MFNGLKRVLGLDPNERALKRYRQIVDDINELEAEMTARSDDELRSLVTDYKERLNNGESPDDLLKEVFALVREVSRRTLGLRHFDVQLMGGIALHEGKITEMKTGEGKTLVATLAVVLNALSGQGVHVITVNDYLARRDAEWMGPIYHFLGLSVGVIYAYMDQEERKKAYLSDVTYGTNSEFGFDYLRDNMAVSQEQLVQRPHHFCIVDEVDSILIDEARTPLIISGPSEDNVEMYNTADQIARQLKEGPDFEKDEKERNVSITEEGIAKCEKLLKMPGLFSDAAHSDLAHRIVQAIKAHVLFQKDVHYVIKDGEIVIVDEFTGRLMFGRRYSDGLHQAIEAKEKVKVGRESQTLATITLQNYFRMYQKLAGMTGTAITEAEEFKEIYGLEVILVPTNKPMVRKDLPDVIYRTSLEKFHAVAEEVAETYEQKQPVLVGTTSIENSEHISKLLKARKIPHQVLNAKYHEREAQIVAQAGRAGAITVATNMAGRGTDIVLGGNPEFLAKETLRKEGDENAQNTKHYEELLEEYRNICAEERDQVLKSGGLKIIGTERHESRRIDNQLRGRAGRQGDPGSSRFYLSLEDDLLRLFGSDRIHGLMEKLGMEEGEAIEHNLLTKAIESAQKKVEQMHFDIRRQLLAYDNVMNQQREAVYGERRQILTDKDIIEHTWEVIQGVIGDVLDHYFPEDGEAESERAASKLKSIFGPGLDSFLKDVDSRRLLPEASEQIKQEVENRFRIKIKNLGSAISDELMRFIVLHTLDSSWKDHLLAMDELRRGIGLRAIGQKDPLLEYQFESYNLFQAMMERVRESIAELAFRVTVVSEETRRTPDRRNLRESRDFTLPFPSEEVPGAQVGAEKPQPIRKGPKVGRNDPCPCGSGKKYKHCCGKNA; encoded by the coding sequence ATGTTTAATGGCTTAAAGCGCGTTCTGGGGTTGGACCCTAATGAACGGGCGCTCAAGAGATATCGCCAGATTGTTGATGATATCAATGAGCTCGAAGCGGAAATGACGGCGAGAAGCGATGACGAGCTTCGTTCCTTGGTTACAGATTATAAAGAGCGTCTCAATAATGGTGAAAGTCCAGATGATCTATTAAAAGAAGTTTTTGCCTTGGTGAGGGAAGTTTCACGTCGAACCCTTGGTCTTCGCCATTTCGATGTGCAGCTTATGGGAGGCATTGCCCTTCACGAAGGAAAAATAACTGAAATGAAAACAGGAGAAGGAAAAACTCTTGTTGCTACTTTGGCCGTTGTCCTCAATGCACTTTCTGGGCAAGGTGTTCATGTCATTACAGTAAACGACTATTTGGCGAGACGTGACGCTGAATGGATGGGGCCCATATATCATTTTTTAGGCCTGTCTGTTGGTGTTATATACGCCTATATGGATCAGGAAGAGCGTAAAAAAGCCTATCTTTCTGATGTGACATACGGTACAAACAGTGAGTTCGGTTTCGATTATCTGCGAGACAATATGGCTGTTTCCCAGGAACAGCTTGTTCAACGACCTCACCATTTCTGTATTGTTGACGAAGTCGACTCTATTTTGATCGATGAAGCGCGAACGCCTCTTATTATCTCAGGTCCTTCTGAAGACAACGTAGAGATGTACAACACAGCAGACCAGATAGCGAGACAGCTTAAAGAAGGTCCGGATTTTGAGAAAGATGAAAAAGAACGGAATGTCTCCATTACAGAAGAAGGAATAGCGAAGTGTGAGAAACTGCTGAAGATGCCAGGGCTTTTTTCTGACGCGGCTCATTCTGATCTGGCTCACAGAATCGTGCAGGCAATTAAGGCTCATGTGCTTTTTCAGAAAGATGTACACTATGTCATCAAAGATGGTGAGATTGTAATAGTCGATGAATTTACAGGCCGTCTTATGTTTGGACGTCGCTACTCAGATGGATTGCATCAGGCCATTGAGGCGAAGGAAAAAGTTAAAGTCGGAAGAGAGAGTCAAACCCTTGCTACCATAACTCTTCAGAACTACTTCCGTATGTACCAGAAACTGGCGGGAATGACAGGTACGGCTATAACCGAAGCAGAAGAATTCAAAGAGATTTACGGACTTGAGGTTATTTTGGTTCCTACGAATAAGCCTATGGTTCGTAAAGATCTTCCAGATGTCATCTATCGTACGTCTTTAGAAAAATTTCATGCTGTTGCAGAGGAAGTTGCAGAGACTTATGAGCAGAAGCAACCTGTACTTGTAGGCACGACGTCAATAGAAAATTCTGAACATATTAGCAAACTTCTTAAAGCACGTAAAATTCCTCATCAGGTCTTGAATGCCAAGTACCACGAAAGGGAAGCCCAGATTGTGGCCCAGGCTGGACGAGCTGGGGCTATTACCGTAGCTACAAATATGGCAGGACGTGGAACAGATATTGTTTTAGGAGGAAATCCAGAATTTTTGGCCAAAGAGACCCTTCGAAAAGAGGGCGATGAAAATGCTCAGAACACTAAGCATTATGAAGAACTACTCGAAGAATATCGAAACATTTGTGCAGAAGAGCGCGATCAGGTTCTCAAAAGTGGCGGCCTTAAAATTATTGGAACGGAGCGTCACGAATCGCGAAGAATCGATAATCAGCTGAGGGGACGAGCAGGTCGTCAGGGCGATCCTGGTTCCAGCCGCTTCTATCTCTCTTTGGAAGATGACCTCTTAAGACTTTTCGGGTCTGATCGTATTCATGGACTTATGGAAAAGCTTGGCATGGAAGAGGGAGAAGCTATTGAGCATAACCTTTTGACGAAAGCTATTGAGTCGGCACAGAAAAAAGTAGAGCAGATGCACTTTGACATTCGTCGTCAGCTCTTGGCATACGACAACGTTATGAATCAACAGCGTGAAGCTGTTTATGGTGAGCGACGCCAGATTCTTACGGATAAAGATATTATTGAGCATACATGGGAAGTTATTCAGGGCGTTATAGGTGATGTGTTAGACCACTACTTCCCCGAAGATGGGGAGGCGGAGTCAGAGAGAGCTGCTTCAAAGTTAAAAAGTATCTTTGGTCCAGGGCTTGACTCCTTTTTGAAAGATGTAGATAGCCGCCGTCTTTTGCCAGAGGCCTCTGAACAGATAAAACAGGAAGTCGAAAATCGTTTCAGGATAAAGATAAAGAATCTGGGATCGGCAATTTCTGACGAACTGATGCGTTTTATTGTTCTTCACACGCTAGATAGCAGTTGGAAAGACCACTTACTTGCAATGGATGAATTACGGAGAGGAATAGGCCTTCGTGCAATTGGTCAAAAAGATCCTCTGCTTGAATATCAGTTCGAATCGTATAATCTTTTCCAGGCAATGATGGAAAGGGTAAGAGAATCTATTGCTGAACTTGCTTTCAGAGTAACAGTAGTTTCAGAGGAAACGCGGAGGACTCCTGATCGGAGGAATCTTAGGGAAAGTAGAGATTTCACTCTTCCTTTCCCTTCAGAAGAGGTTCCGGGAGCTCAGGTTGGTGCCGAAAAACCTCAACCAATACGAAAGGGTCCCAAAGTAGGGCGCAATGATCCGTGTCCATGTGGCAGCGGAAAAAAGTATAAACACTGCTGTGGCAAAAACGCCTAA
- the pgsA gene encoding CDP-diacylglycerol--glycerol-3-phosphate 3-phosphatidyltransferase, with protein MSALNVPNMLSLLRVFLSPLVVIFLTLKISTPVPIFEKLGASISYGDLIAGFVFIIAALTDTADGYIARKKGIVTNLGKFIDPLADKILVIAALISLVELQRLPAWIVVVIIARDFIVTGVRLVAAAEGVVIAASSMGKLKTVGQIIAISLLIFNLPGGLPAMWIAMILTVWSGMEYLIKGRNMLFDAS; from the coding sequence ATGTCTGCCCTGAATGTCCCAAATATGTTAAGTTTGCTACGAGTTTTTCTTTCTCCATTAGTTGTTATATTTTTGACTTTAAAAATAAGTACGCCTGTCCCTATCTTTGAAAAATTGGGAGCAAGCATTAGCTACGGAGATCTTATTGCAGGTTTCGTTTTCATCATAGCGGCTCTTACAGATACTGCCGATGGATACATTGCTCGTAAAAAAGGTATAGTTACGAATTTGGGCAAATTTATTGATCCCTTAGCAGATAAGATACTGGTTATTGCGGCATTAATATCGCTCGTTGAATTGCAGCGTTTGCCGGCTTGGATTGTTGTTGTGATTATCGCAAGAGATTTTATCGTTACCGGAGTTCGGCTTGTTGCTGCTGCTGAAGGAGTTGTTATTGCGGCATCTTCTATGGGAAAGTTGAAAACAGTAGGTCAGATTATTGCTATATCATTGCTTATTTTTAACTTGCCTGGCGGCCTTCCTGCAATGTGGATTGCAATGATCCTTACCGTCTGGTCTGGTATGGAATATCTTATTAAAGGGCGTAATATGCTTTTCGATGCTTCATAA
- the rpsF gene encoding 30S ribosomal protein S6 has protein sequence MRPYELMVLVNADLEDPKEEIAKVEEVVRNLGGELSKTDIWGKRKLAYPVNEHTDGFYAVLTFKLVSDEVTELERLLSLRQNVYRHMIVRLDEE, from the coding sequence GTGCGACCGTACGAATTGATGGTTCTTGTTAATGCCGACCTTGAAGATCCCAAAGAGGAGATTGCAAAGGTAGAAGAGGTCGTGCGAAACCTCGGTGGAGAGCTTTCGAAAACTGACATATGGGGAAAAAGAAAGCTAGCATATCCAGTTAACGAACACACCGATGGTTTTTATGCCGTTTTGACCTTCAAGCTCGTTTCAGACGAAGTAACTGAGCTTGAACGTTTACTGAGTCTTCGACAGAATGTATACCGGCATATGATCGTCCGTCTTGACGAAGAATAA
- a CDS encoding ABC transporter ATP-binding protein — MNQVKTVLETKEITMRFGGLTAVNSLNMAVPQGSIVGLIGPNGAGKTTVFNMITGFYTPTEGSVFFNGNEITGLPPYKVCETGIARTFQNIRLFTNETVLQNVMIGCHVRQKSKWWMAPFLIPSMIREEKEIREKSMKLLESVALAQHADELSSSLPYGAQRRLEIARALATEPSFLLLDEPAAGMNPLETVELMAFIRRIRDEFNLTILLIEHDMKVVMGICEYIWVLDYGKLIAEGDPEAIQSNPRVIEAYLGEEYAKNA, encoded by the coding sequence ATGAATCAGGTCAAAACAGTGCTTGAAACCAAAGAAATTACTATGCGTTTCGGAGGATTGACAGCTGTTAACTCCTTAAATATGGCAGTTCCCCAGGGAAGCATTGTCGGACTCATTGGTCCCAACGGAGCAGGAAAAACGACAGTATTCAATATGATTACCGGTTTTTATACTCCGACAGAGGGAAGCGTTTTCTTTAACGGCAATGAAATTACTGGACTTCCCCCATATAAAGTGTGCGAAACGGGCATTGCCAGAACGTTTCAAAACATACGACTTTTTACGAATGAAACTGTCTTGCAGAATGTAATGATAGGTTGTCACGTACGACAGAAAAGTAAATGGTGGATGGCTCCTTTTCTTATCCCGTCAATGATCAGGGAAGAGAAGGAAATTCGAGAAAAATCAATGAAATTGCTGGAGTCAGTTGCGTTGGCTCAACATGCGGATGAGCTTTCAAGTTCTTTACCCTATGGAGCGCAACGGCGTCTTGAAATTGCTCGTGCACTGGCCACTGAACCAAGCTTTTTGCTTTTAGACGAGCCAGCTGCAGGAATGAATCCCCTCGAAACTGTAGAACTCATGGCTTTTATTCGCAGAATCAGAGATGAATTCAACTTGACAATACTTCTTATAGAACATGATATGAAAGTAGTCATGGGAATCTGTGAATATATATGGGTTCTTGATTATGGGAAGCTTATTGCCGAGGGAGATCCGGAAGCAATACAGTCTAACCCTCGAGTTATCGAAGCTTACCTAGGAGAGGAGTACGCGAAAAATGCTTAA
- the argS gene encoding arginine--tRNA ligase produces the protein MADVLVTLRQLLNDSIRSMAEEQNIQLENLPDFVIEKPKNEDHGDWATNAAMQLARIFHNSPRKLAEQIVDRLADCDYFTSVEIAGPGFINFRLSQKWMGEVLEEILTLKDQYGRQNVGQGEKVQVEFVSANPTGPLHVGHGRGAAVGDIIAKIMDFAGWNVQKEYYINDAGLQMKILGTSTQSRYFELLGHKDRAPFPEDAYKGEYIYDLAQEIIDKEGDRFLSLPLEESMEFFQTYAAGHILEGIKKDLADFGVHFDVWFSEKSLYERNLVPEAMDTLRKHGYAYEQDGALWFKATAFGDEKDRVLIRNNGVPTYFASDITYHMEKFGRGFERVIDIWGADHHGYVPRMKAGVEALGKDRESLEVVLIQFVNLLRGGEQVAMSTRSGQFVTLRDVINEVGVDATRYFFVMRRSDSHLDFDLELAKQSSNENPVYYVQYAHARICSVLKEAENRQIKLYGLEALNTELLTSDEEKKLVNRLSLFPQEVRRAAIDRAPHVIVNYAYDLASDFHSFYNANRILGERPDVMNVRLLLVLASKYVLSRSLSLLGLNAPERM, from the coding sequence ATGGCTGATGTACTCGTAACTCTTCGCCAACTTCTTAATGATTCCATACGATCAATGGCGGAGGAGCAAAACATTCAACTTGAAAATCTTCCTGACTTTGTGATAGAGAAGCCAAAAAATGAAGATCATGGTGACTGGGCAACAAACGCAGCTATGCAATTGGCTCGCATATTTCACAATAGCCCGAGAAAATTGGCAGAACAAATAGTAGATCGTCTTGCTGATTGCGATTATTTTACTTCTGTTGAAATTGCCGGACCGGGGTTTATTAACTTCAGGTTGTCTCAGAAATGGATGGGCGAGGTCTTAGAAGAAATACTTACGCTTAAAGATCAATACGGTCGTCAGAATGTGGGGCAGGGCGAAAAAGTTCAGGTTGAGTTTGTAAGTGCAAATCCTACAGGACCTCTTCATGTGGGACATGGACGGGGTGCCGCTGTTGGTGACATTATCGCTAAGATAATGGATTTTGCAGGGTGGAATGTTCAGAAAGAGTACTACATCAATGATGCCGGCTTGCAGATGAAAATATTGGGCACATCTACTCAATCACGTTACTTTGAACTTCTTGGTCATAAAGATCGCGCCCCATTCCCGGAAGATGCGTATAAAGGTGAATACATTTACGATTTAGCCCAAGAAATTATTGATAAGGAAGGCGATCGTTTTCTTTCCTTGCCTTTAGAAGAGAGCATGGAGTTTTTCCAAACTTATGCTGCAGGACATATTTTAGAGGGTATAAAAAAAGATCTTGCAGATTTCGGCGTTCATTTTGACGTATGGTTCTCCGAAAAGAGCCTTTATGAACGAAATTTGGTGCCGGAAGCCATGGATACTCTAAGGAAACATGGCTATGCTTACGAGCAGGACGGAGCGCTCTGGTTCAAAGCGACAGCCTTTGGGGATGAAAAAGATAGGGTTCTCATTCGCAATAATGGCGTGCCAACATATTTTGCATCAGATATTACGTACCATATGGAGAAGTTTGGCAGAGGTTTTGAACGAGTTATCGATATATGGGGAGCGGATCATCATGGGTATGTTCCCCGTATGAAAGCGGGAGTAGAAGCCTTAGGGAAGGATAGGGAGAGTTTAGAGGTCGTTCTGATTCAGTTCGTCAACCTTTTGCGAGGTGGCGAACAGGTTGCAATGTCAACTCGTTCTGGGCAATTCGTAACGTTAAGAGACGTTATCAATGAAGTAGGAGTTGATGCAACCCGCTACTTCTTCGTTATGCGCCGAAGTGACAGTCACCTTGATTTTGATCTTGAGCTGGCGAAGCAATCTTCCAATGAAAATCCCGTTTATTATGTTCAATATGCTCACGCTCGAATTTGCAGTGTTTTAAAAGAAGCTGAAAACCGTCAAATAAAGCTGTACGGACTTGAAGCTTTAAACACAGAACTTTTGACTTCCGATGAAGAGAAGAAGCTGGTGAACCGTTTATCCCTCTTCCCTCAGGAGGTTCGGAGAGCAGCTATAGATCGTGCTCCTCATGTTATTGTAAATTATGCCTATGATTTGGCGTCTGACTTCCATTCCTTCTATAACGCCAATCGTATTCTTGGGGAGCGCCCAGATGTTATGAATGTTCGGCTTTTACTTGTCTTAGCATCAAAATACGTTCTTTCTCGTTCTCTGAGCCTGCTTGGCTTAAACGCTCCAGAAAGGATGTAG